In Actinomadura citrea, a single window of DNA contains:
- a CDS encoding DUF5753 domain-containing protein, whose translation MLQTEDYARDLVRRLRPESEAEVERRVEFRMRRQRVLRRRPRPLNLWVVLDEGALWRPACAPATMRMQIRHIIEQCRRPNVTIQIAPLGISGQVAGDGSLTLVRFPQQGLQDMVYLERPDNAVYPTRRAEIEHHWHIFNTLVTEAAPPEQTPRVLARILSTY comes from the coding sequence CTGCTGCAGACCGAGGACTATGCCCGCGACCTGGTGCGCCGCCTGCGCCCCGAGTCCGAGGCGGAGGTCGAGCGGCGCGTGGAGTTCCGGATGCGGCGCCAGCGCGTCCTGCGCCGCCGGCCGCGCCCGCTCAACCTCTGGGTCGTGCTGGACGAGGGGGCGCTGTGGCGTCCCGCCTGCGCGCCCGCGACGATGCGCATGCAGATCCGGCACATCATCGAGCAGTGCAGGCGGCCCAACGTCACCATCCAGATCGCGCCGCTCGGCATCTCCGGCCAGGTGGCCGGCGACGGGTCGCTCACCCTCGTCCGGTTCCCGCAGCAGGGGCTGCAGGACATGGTCTATCTGGAGCGCCCCGACAATGCCGTCTATCCGACGCGGCGCGCCGAGATCGAGCACCACTGGCACATTTTCAACACGCTGGTCACCGAGGCCGCACCGCCCGAGCAGACGCCGCGGGTACTCGCGCGAATCCTCAGCACCTACTGA
- a CDS encoding helix-turn-helix domain-containing protein, with protein sequence MASVTITGNRKPAPARSSPAGTVRAQGDPLVPRMLLARRLRELREAAGLSRPRAGLAIGASESKITRLELGRTRAKAGDVAGLLDRYGTDPGERATLLALAEQTGARPWWHGDGDIVPRWVRDYLSAEQAAKLVRTFEA encoded by the coding sequence TTGGCCTCCGTCACGATCACCGGCAACAGGAAACCGGCGCCGGCGCGGAGCTCTCCGGCCGGTACGGTCCGCGCGCAGGGCGACCCGCTCGTCCCGCGCATGCTGCTCGCCAGGCGGCTCCGCGAGCTGCGCGAGGCGGCCGGTCTGTCCCGGCCCAGGGCGGGCCTGGCGATCGGCGCGTCCGAGTCGAAGATCACCCGGCTGGAGCTGGGCCGCACCCGTGCCAAGGCCGGCGACGTCGCCGGGCTGCTCGATCGCTACGGCACCGACCCCGGCGAGCGCGCGACCCTGCTCGCCCTCGCCGAGCAGACCGGCGCCCGGCCCTGGTGGCACGGCGACGGCGACATCGTGCCGCGCTGGGTCCGCGACTACCTCAGCGCCGAGCAGGCGGCCAAGCTGGTCCGCACGTTCGAGGCCTAG
- a CDS encoding SAM-dependent methyltransferase, with translation MTDATRGPGKGSDAKINTDVPQSARIWNYWLGGTDNYEIDRVAGDHYVRLYPGIVEIARAGRYFMDRAIRFLARERGIRQFMDCGTGLPTVDNTHEMARRAAPDAKVVYVDNDPLVLAHARALMNEGRTSYIDCDLHDPKTIMDRASELLDLSQPVGLMIIGVLGHIVDPDEAYDVVRGLMDPLPSGSYLILHDSTDEDERFNAAQRAYDETGAIPFRLRTPEFIRGYFDGLEIEEPGLVTSGAWRPEVGPIEGANLPTRCGVARKP, from the coding sequence ATGACGGATGCCACCCGGGGCCCGGGAAAGGGATCGGACGCCAAGATCAACACTGATGTCCCGCAGTCGGCGCGGATCTGGAACTACTGGCTCGGGGGGACCGACAACTACGAGATCGACCGGGTCGCCGGCGACCACTACGTCAGGCTCTACCCGGGCATCGTGGAGATCGCCCGCGCCGGCCGCTACTTCATGGACCGGGCGATCCGGTTCCTGGCCCGCGAGCGCGGGATCCGCCAGTTCATGGACTGCGGGACCGGCCTGCCCACCGTCGACAACACCCACGAGATGGCCCGCCGCGCCGCCCCCGACGCCAAGGTCGTCTACGTCGACAACGACCCGCTCGTCCTCGCGCACGCCCGCGCCCTGATGAACGAGGGCCGCACCTCCTACATCGACTGCGACCTGCACGACCCGAAGACGATCATGGATCGGGCCTCGGAGCTGCTGGACCTGTCCCAGCCCGTCGGGCTGATGATCATCGGTGTGCTGGGGCACATCGTCGACCCGGACGAGGCGTACGACGTCGTCCGCGGGCTGATGGACCCGCTGCCGTCCGGGAGCTACCTCATCCTGCACGACTCCACCGACGAGGACGAGAGGTTCAACGCGGCGCAGCGCGCCTACGACGAGACCGGCGCGATCCCGTTCCGGCTGCGCACCCCCGAGTTCATCCGCGGCTACTTCGACGGCCTGGAGATCGAGGAACCGGGTCTGGTGACGAGCGGGGCGTGGCGCCCCGAAGTGGGGCCGATCGAGGGCGCGAATCTGCCGACCAGGTGCGGGGTGGCCCGTAAACCCTGA
- a CDS encoding PucR family transcriptional regulator, producing the protein MTSDPALPHVTVRQLLEVPRFRLRLVAGQNGLDRPVRWAHSTELLDPAPYLRGHEVVLTVGASLRDAGACAAFADSVKAGRASAIGYGVGDMTDAVPEELRAACDRVGLPLLEVPPEIPFLGFTEWFAERLASAGDERHEREETGRLLRMVRDGLASAEALRPRIDDAGLDHASLLVIAMDGAVEEELPGVLGLDDDTALLVTNDAHAWAEPAGVGSPGPLEHLPLSLAESLTALDAARRTGGVVHAADLATFQALLGRLDQDQLAPFAEQIGRPLSDYDAAHGTRLIETLRTFLDMGGAVGATSRALFLHPNTLRHRLSRIESLTGRDPMRFEDRVALAIAVWAGR; encoded by the coding sequence GTGACCAGCGATCCCGCGCTGCCGCACGTCACCGTCCGGCAGCTCCTGGAGGTGCCGCGCTTCCGGCTGCGCCTGGTCGCCGGGCAGAACGGCCTCGACCGCCCGGTCCGCTGGGCGCACTCCACCGAGCTGCTCGACCCCGCCCCCTACCTGCGCGGGCACGAGGTCGTGCTGACGGTCGGCGCGTCGCTGCGGGACGCCGGCGCGTGCGCCGCGTTCGCCGACTCGGTCAAGGCCGGCCGCGCGAGCGCGATCGGCTACGGCGTCGGCGACATGACCGACGCCGTACCCGAGGAGCTGCGCGCCGCCTGCGACCGCGTCGGCCTCCCGCTGCTGGAGGTGCCGCCGGAGATCCCGTTCCTCGGGTTCACCGAGTGGTTCGCCGAGCGGCTCGCCTCCGCCGGAGACGAGCGGCACGAGCGGGAGGAGACCGGGCGGCTGCTGCGCATGGTGCGCGACGGGCTCGCGTCCGCCGAGGCGCTGCGCCCCCGGATCGACGACGCCGGGCTCGACCACGCGTCCCTGCTGGTGATCGCGATGGACGGCGCGGTCGAGGAGGAGCTGCCCGGCGTCCTCGGCCTGGACGACGACACGGCGCTGCTCGTCACCAACGACGCCCACGCCTGGGCCGAGCCCGCCGGGGTCGGCAGCCCCGGCCCGCTGGAGCACCTGCCGCTCTCGCTCGCCGAGAGCCTCACCGCGCTGGACGCCGCGCGCCGCACCGGCGGGGTCGTGCACGCCGCCGACCTCGCCACCTTCCAGGCCCTCCTCGGCCGCCTCGACCAGGACCAGCTGGCCCCGTTCGCCGAGCAGATCGGCCGGCCGCTGAGCGACTACGACGCCGCGCACGGCACCCGCCTCATCGAGACGCTGCGCACCTTCCTGGACATGGGCGGCGCGGTCGGCGCGACGTCGCGGGCCCTGTTCCTTCATCCGAACACCCTGCGCCACCGGCTGTCCCGGATCGAGTCGCTGACCGGCCGCGACCCGATGCGGTTCGAGGACCGGGTGGCGCTCGCGATCGCCGTCTGGGCGGGCCGCTGA